The nucleotide window cacgcatgcacacacactcacacacacacacacgcatgcagacacacaggctgacaggcacgcatgcagacacacacacaggcacacatgcacacacacacacaaacacacacacacacacacacacacacacacacacacacacacacacacacacacacacacacacacacacacacacacacacacacacacacacacacacacacacttagattgACGTTAAAGCAACACTGTACTATTTCCTCAACTGAAGATTCTCTTTTAGGTTTAATCCATAGAGTGAAGAGGCCAGTTTactctaatttgcatatgacgACCCcagcagacacatactgtaaacacaaaaacagagaCACATGTCCATATTGAGCAGAGGCAGACTCACCCTCAGTAGTGCAGATGAAGTTGAGTTTGACGGTCTCTGTCAGGTTGCTGACCCACTGCCCTCCTCCAGACTCCACTGCTCCCACTCTGTGTTCGCAGGACTCTGCTTGCTCGTGTCCTGGGGTCCAGTTGCTGTAGCAGATGGTCTCTCCACAGACCCAGAACCAGCCCAGGCCACAGGCGTGACGCAGGCCCACCCACACGTGAGGAGTAGAGGCTCCTTTAGCCCTCTCACTCACCCAGTGCTGGACCTGCTCGGACGTCACAGACACCAGGTCCACATGGTGCTCTCGGCAGTACTGCAGCGCCTCTGTCCAGGTCTTATTCTCACGGACCAGAACCAGCTTGTCTGGAGGGAGAATACAGTGAGAGAATATGATTCCTGCTCAGTGCTGGAGTCCTTCAAAGATGATCATTTTATCTGCAGAAACTAAATGTGCTGAGTGGCCACAAGTGACAGAGACAGTACCATCACAGGGAGGACCACCATTAGGAGCTAGTACCACCATGACAGAgacatcacagagaggaccaccattaggaGCTAGTTCCACCATTCCTCCATCTTTAGATTATCAGTATATCTGCTCAGGAACATCAGCAGGTCATGACAGTGACTCACCTTCATAGCAGATGAAGTGACCAGGATGGACACAGCTTGCATTTTTCCACCAACCATTGGATATCATTGTAGTGCACACCACACCTGGATTATTGGGTTCTCCAGTGTTCCAGCGGCGGAATGAGGAGCTGCTGCCATCTGACCACTCTGACCAGGCATCTCTGAACAGACCGATCCAGGCAAGTTTACCTCCTCTAACTTCCTCTATCTTGTCATTCTCTGCCTGATTCCTCACACtggccaggtctgtgtgtttctctctgcagtATCTCTGAGCATCTGCCCAGTTCTTCTCCTCCTTAACCAGCACATAGGGCTGTGTGGAGTCTCTGTCTGTGGTAATGCATGGGTCATGGTTAACGGATAATCAGCACAGATCTACAATCTGAACTAGAATGAGTGAGACAAACTTTATTTGCagactgtgtttgtctgaacTAATGTCAGTGTAAATGAGGTCATTACACAATGATTTGTAGACCTGCACAGTTTGGATGCATGTATTACTGAGAGAATGAATACGGTAACTTTGTTAAGAATGAAAGAATATGGCTACTGACCATCATAGCAGATGAAATGAAAGCTTTTGGTACACTTGAAGTCATGccattttcccttttctttcagAGCCACACATTCTTCATCACCTCTATTGGGTTGGCCTTCATCCCAGTTTGTGAACTGTGCTTCATCTTCTCTGTAAAAATCCCTGTCTGCCAGAGACCACTGCCACTCCACCCTCTTCAGCCCAATCCAAGCATCTCCAGCACCTGCTGCATGGATCAAGTTCTTCACCGTCTCATTCTCTGTCATGTTGTGTATGGTGGCGAGGTCAGTGAACTTCTCTCTGCAGTACTGCTGAGCTTCTGTCCAGTTCTTCTGCTCCATCACCACATGGAACTGACGTggcgcagaggaggagagactgccCAGACCtgagaggatacacacacacacacacacacacacacacacacacaaatgaccatAAATGAAGTCCACACTCACCACTCACAGACACTGAGTTGGCTGATCAGCATATTAGGTGTGTATACAAACAGtcagtatgcagtatgcacagacacacacacacacacacacacacacacacacacacacactcattcattcacacacacacacacacacaaacacacacacacacacacacgcacacgcacacgcacacacgcacgcgcacgcacacgcacacacatgcacacgcacacgcacacgcacacacacacacacacacacacacacacacacatccactaacCTGACACCAGCAGTGTGGTAATGAGAAGTAGACTCATGACTGAGGGCCTGAAGAGAGAAGTGATCACCTTTCAAAACATTTCAACTCCATCCATTACCAGCAACTTCATATGTCCAATTTTCCATTactccaccctcccaccccaacagaatgcacgcacacacacacacacacagctgtatgcagacacactcacacactcctatatgctgacacactcacatacacacacacacacacacacacacacacacacacacacacctgtatgcagacacattcacacacactcctgtatgcagacatacacataatccccccccccccccatccacctgAAAAGGCATATCCTTTTAAAAACATGCTTTTACATTCAACAGGGCAGTGTTAATTTCGTCAGACGAGACCAAGAGCCCGTTGTGAAAGACACAAGAGACACAAACCCCAGGGAGTAACtactgtgtatacagtacacggCAATAAAGATGTAAAATAAGTTCCAAAAGTACAACAGTTTGTTCCTGACAGATGTCCTTCTGGCTGTGCAAGTTGAATGCCTCTGGACCAGTCCAGAATCATTACATGCAATACTTGACCtcatttaagcaataagccccgagaggccgtgggttataccgtataatcgaacagctaaggggcgttgttaggcacaacGCGAAGCGGAGTCAGCCACTCTATTTTTTctgctagttttgtggtagcgcattactatagaacgaaatgcggtcaaggtgtgaatttatcatgatatttacaacggcatcgaacgtgattcagccaatcacagtcaAGGAcgggaactatccgttttataAATAAAGATACACAATAATAACTGTATAACTGTAATCATGTTGTGAAATAAAATGTACCCCCCCTTACAAGCACAGTGGTCAGTACCTGGAGGTAGGTGGGGAGGTCTAACCTGTTGGCCTGTCCTCTTGTTCAGCCCAAataagtgtgttattttctttatctaCATAGATagatgtgcgcgtgtgtctgtctgtgtgtgtgtgtgtgtgtgtgtgtgtgtgtgtgtgtgtgtgtgtgtgtgcgtgtgtgtgtgtgcgtgtgagagagagagagagagagagagagagagtctgcagGCCTGAGTGGTCAGATTTGCATGCTGTTTGCTTTATTTCTGCTTTAGCTTGGTTTACTTCTGCTTACtgatgcttacacacacacacacacacacacacacacagagagagagagagagagaatatacagAGTAGATGCTTATTGGAAAACAGGTGAGAACATGCAGGTCAAATGTGTCGTTACTTATTCTAAAACAAGCTAAAATGCATAGGCCAACAACTGTCTGTGACTGCCTCATTCCACCACAATGTgtcttacacatacagtacacacacgacggcacacacacttatcactctgtattctccctctctataaatacacactcacacacaaacagacatatagcctatgtgcatatactgtacctagGAAGATCAATGTGTACAGGTACATCATAATCACAACCATAGAATTCTGATATATGATATATGACATGTGATATCACCAATATAccttaatttaaatgttttgaccttcatttaaatgttttacATTCTGACAATCTATGAGAAAAAGATCAACAGACAGGTTGTATTCGGGTTATTTATAACCTCCTTTATAACAAACTGTTGTCTCTAAAGGGTCCATATGCATCTCCGGAGCATGACCTACCTGTGTGATGTCGTCTCTGCCGTCCTCTGCTGCCTTCTGCCCCGTGTCCACCCCGTTCCTTCCTGTTAATGCCCCACTCTGTTCCCGGGGTTTCCCCCAAACTGCCCCAGTCAGATCTCATACAGCACTCTCATTCACAGACAGTTAATTACCCTGAGCAGAACTTCCTCCATttcacacagacatttacatttacaatgggAGATGGCTACAGTGctcctgtatgtatgtagggATGTAATGGTATGACAATTTAACCTCACGGTAAGAGTGAgcaaaatgttcaggttttttttttttttttttaaatgtgtgttcaATATGTTCGAAAtccactgataggcctacacaagttataatagttttaaaaagtgtgacagtgtttattatgAAGGAACAGCGGACATATGATATCACCGATATACCTTAATTTAAACGTATTGACcttcatttaaatgttttacATTCTGACAATCTTATAAGTCTGAGAATCTATGAAACAAGATAAACAGACAGGTTGTATTCTTATTAATAACCTCCTTTATAATGGACTGTTGTCTCTAAAGGTATGCATCTCCAGAGCATGACCTACCTGTGTGATGGCTGagccttgttaattttgacagctagaagctgtcatcaaggaaagCGATAAACTACTgtagagcgatttaagcgcaacagactttattttcgcatagacaacgcatcatactattcattcattacaaaaccatacgacactgaaatttgccctttgaaaataatttaaaatacataATTCATGAATGCtgtgtttgccaaagagaaagtaatcatctcctatatggctatcctaagccaatcaaatgtgtcaatataatatgctacattacagcaaatgctgcacatgtacaggaaaggtgttaggctatgtccgagatagtccataaaTTCAACTCTTCAACTTTCTAATCCACCGCTGATTTACTGCTGGacggtgctatgccgcctgaaaaactaaACTAAGCGTAAacgagttcagactagacgtgagatttgagcgtatagcACAGATCACGTTCAcgttgataaatgccatactttgcgagGAAACAAGCatacgcctgttttacgcctgtttttggtcatatacgcacgtttcataaatgagggccattgtgttcatgttgttcacatctttgtttagttcaactgtgtccCTTCACCTCAACTGTGTCCCTCTCATTTAACTGTGTTCATTCAACTCAACTCTGATAAACTGAGTCCCTGTTAGTCAAATTAATGGCTGTCTCTATCTACAAAGCATAGAACACAGACAACCACCATGCTGATTAAAGCCATTTTATTAGGAGATAGCACAGTAGCCCATTTGTGTATTGAATAAGAACATATTATTCATAATACATAATCAGAAATAGCCATGTCAGGTACAGTAAACATTCAGAACAGAATTCTACATTGTACAAGTAGACAGACAACCTGTTCTTTTGtgccatcacaaaacatttcagTATTAAACTTTATTTTGACATTCTAGCATACTTTAAGGAAgaagaaaataatgacattcttttaaaaatgtaatagtaACATATGCAGTGCATGTGATAGTAGTTAATAATTCCTCAAGTCATAGTCACCTCAAGTgtcagtgtagcctactgttgttgAGACCGACCCAATACCCAATCTGCCCAAGTTTAGCGCTTTGTGCTGCTGAGTCTACTTCATTCAGTTCATTCAGTCTGGCAAAATAAAGATGGTCCTGATATGGCCTTGCAGCGCAGGAGAAACTTTCTGTATAGTCTGTATTCAGTCACCAACCTGAATTCATTTTTATGACATAAAATGAACATACGGTCCATCCTGCATAGAACTCTCAGTTTTGTCTTTCTGTTCCAACGTATCAAATGTTCATGGGATTTTCATAACATAAAATTGTTAGATTGGTGAAAGCTACTGAGACCACAAATAGTTTAGTTCAGTATCACTGGAGACTCAAGGTGTAGAGACTAACACAAATGACTCTGAATAGGAAGAGCATCATTTCATTGAGCAGTTTTTTAGAACAATTGTCAAACAGTTATGTTTCCCAAAAACAACAGCCCTAAATTCAGTATTAGCAAAACAGTCCTGAAAAAACATAGAACACATACAGGCCCAAAGAAACATCTTTCTGTGAAAAGTCTATTATTCCTTATTGCAGGTAAATGTGTGTAGGGGTCTGTAGGATGACAACATGGTGAACACAAAAGCAGTGAAACAAAAGACAAATGATTGACCAGGATTTTAACAGGTGAGACTTTTGTCTTTGAAAATGCAAGCGAAACCTGCTGAGCACTACTGACCTGTGTGTGCCATTTTACATCACATGACAAACAGCGTTTACAGCTCATTTAAATGGcgcttcatcctcttcctcccttcttcattcctctccttttctttgaAGATCTTTCCATCTGGTTGCCTCATCCAGGTCAGTTTAGCGCCTGCTGGCATCCCACCATCCCTCAGTCTCTGCTGAATCTGGAGAACAGAACCCAAGCCAGTCagaaccacctctgttacatgtCTGTTCACAGCTGGCACACAGTCACCACGCTTGCGGTCTGAATAGGCCCTTACAAGTAGGGGTCTGGACTCACCTGCTGTAGGAAGGCCTTCTGCACGCTAGGGTCACTGATGTTCACATGAGAAGCTACCTGGAGTTCCACTCTCACAATCTGCCTCTTCACCTCTTTGGGGTCTGTacagaacaacacacatgtgcaaagtATACACATTCAGAAAtggatttttcattttttttgttttaaagtctttgatacagtatgtctgaataTTGCTGAAGctataattattttttaattgtatATGCTTAAATAGCACATCTACAAAAATGAAGGCATTGCTTCTATGCAAGGTTTTCTGCTTTCATGATTGATTTTAATAATCATATAGATACGATGAAATACTCTAGAAATGCTAAGGCTATGAGAACTATGGTACTGTATGGGACTTGTGTGACCTCAAAGGAGTAGTAGCctattgagttttttttttggcctgcCAGCCTGCCTATACCTATAACTCATGTATCCTAAATTAGTCACACCTGACATAACCGATAGCTCCTACTTGTCCTGGTTTGACAAGGTTTTGAACTAGAATGACCAGAAACGGTAGGTCAACAGTCTGAGTTACTTTGATGATGACAGCCTACGTTGTTCCACTGACCGCTGGGGAAAATTTCAACACACCCACTCCACCATCTTTAGATCATCAGCATTTCATATCTTGATCATCAGCAGCTCATAATCATGCTTGTTGTCTGTCTGAACCCCCatcaagcagagagagggaatagtCTCAACTTACCACCATAGCAGATGAAGGGACTAGGATGGTGACAGTCTTCGTCTTTCCACTGACCACTGGGCAGAATTGCCGTGCACGCCACATCCAGATTATTGGGTTCTCCAGTGCTCCAGTGGCGGAATGAGGAGCTGCTGCCATCTGACCACTCCCAGGCATCTCTGAACAGGCCGATCCATGCGcctttctttcctctcactttatttatttggtcATTCTCTGTCTGATTCCTCACACTGGCcaagtctgtgtgtttctctctgcagtATCTCTGAGCATCTGCCCAGTTCTTCTCCTCATTAACAAACACATAGGGCTGTTTGGAGATTCCCCCTGTGGTAATGCATGGGTCATGGTTAACTGGGAATGAGTCTAAACTAATATCAGTATACATGGGGCCACCTCTGAAGCTCGTCTAcaaaaggaaccaaagctgccatctttgctcaCATAGAGACATCTGGGTGTCAgttgaagctaactacctacagtatggcaagttgcattgcaagttagctctgagGGAACAAGAATCAAAGGCAGTCGAATCTAAGCAATCGAAGGCAGAGTGAGTGAAATTTCTGCATTTATGATTTCTTTGTCCCTGTGAGAGTTTATTAAGGTGCAATAACTCAAAAATAATTCAAAATCAAAATACTGGACCTCCTTATATAGGCAAAGATTGTAGCTTTGTTGTAGGCAAACACCATGAGGTTACACACTGATTTGTAGATCTGCACAGttgtggatgcatgtgtgtctgagagaatgAACAACCTTATTCTCAATGAAAGAAGTTTGATTCTCACCATCATAGCAGATGATGAAATAATTGCGGCTACACATGTCATCGTGCCATTTTCCATCTGCTGCCTTAGACCACATAGCCACACACTCTTGACCACGTCCATCTGGTTGGCCTGGATCCCAGTTACTGAACTGtgtttcattctctctgtaGAAAGCCCTGTCAGCCAGAGACCACTGCCACTTAGGACTGCTTCCCCTCTTCAGCCCAATCCAAGCATTTCCAGCACCTGCTTCCTGGATCGTGCTCTTCagcttctccatctctgtcatgtCATCTATGGTGGCGAGGTCAGTGAACTCCTCTCTGCAGTACTGCTGAGCTTCTGTCCAGCTCTTCTGCTCCTTCACCACATGGAACTGACgtggcacagaggaggagagactgaccagacctgagaggagagaggagtacacacacacacacacacacacagaaagagagagagagagaggaacagacacacacacacagatgcacacacccatacagagacacaaacacacacatacatgtatacatacacacacacatacattgcatAGTAGATAGAGTAAGTGTTAGAGAGAACTTCAAATggtggcctacacacacagactactagTGCTTGAGCCAGAGGGGTCGGCCAGTACCATTTGAGGGGAATAATATCTCATAGTGATGGGCTAAGCCAAGTTTTGGATGGGGTTGAGTCCCCCAAACAAAGGTGATTTTTTGTCAAGGTATACCACCACAGAGTTTCAAAACAAGTGATAGCTTTGCATTGGTAGCTTTTTGTGTGTTATCACCTTGTCTATACCCTTATGAGGGGATATATTACAGGTGAATAGGCTAAAAATCTTAAGTAATATATATCACCACAAAACTTCCTTAATTTgatgtttttgtattttatgtgtACTTTTATTCAGTATTgttatttttacacacacacacacacacacacacacacacacacacacacacactgacctgagaCCAGCAGTGTGCAAATGAGATGTAGAGTCATGACTGAGGACCTGAAGAGAGAAGATCAGTGTGAACCCGTTTTGTGTTGCAGTTATGGAAGTCTGCCACAAGGAGGTAGTGTTGCATTTTCTGCGCTAATCTGAACTTCCTGTTTGACTGCACCACCACCGTGACTACAAACAGCCCTTATAACAGTGAATGGGGTTTGATGTCTGACAGATATCAAGAAAGGAAACAAACATTTATAAATCACCCAATAAATGCATTAAAAACACATAAGGAATACAATTTAAGATAAAATAAGCAAATGAAATAAGAATAAACAAAGGAAAGACTAACGTTAAGTAAgataaagattaaaatgaagtgcatataaatatgacaaaaaaaaagaaaatcaggaAGAAACCCAATGAGAACAGGGTGAACTTTAATTACGACTATTTTAATGTGTTGTAAACCTTGCTGATAGAAATAGGCTTGGTGGGCTGGTTAATGTAGCTGGCGAGGTTATAGGGGTGAATCAAACTCCGCTCCCTGTATGGTCATCATGTCCTCAACCTTGCCAGCTCCCACTACATAGCAAGGCCTGCCTTGCTGTTTTCAATGTCTCGCTCATAACTCAGTCTGTGGCTGCCTTTTGTTCTTTCACGTcaagtcacatactgtacacagttgCGTGCAAGAACCGTGTGCAGATAAAGCAGTAAAGTGTAGTAGTGACATCATCTGTGCAAATTTAGCATGTTAATGACCAGCCCTTCTTCAGGTAGAAGATACAGACAGGTTCCAGTCGTAGGATTTAAAGACACAAACgttcttttgtgtgtgctgcCATTAACATGCTTAATTTGCACAGATGATGTCACTACTGCACTTTACTGCTTCATTTGCACACTGCTCTCAGCTCGAGCAGTGTGCACTGCTCATTTGCACACTCCTCTCCAGGTAGTGCTCTTGAGCTCAACTGTGCATGTGacttgacttaaaaaaaaacaaaaggctCACGTCAGTGAgtagaattacatttttttatttatattttctgATGACTTTAGCtccccttctgtgtgtgtgtgtgtgtgtgtgtgtgttgtgtgtgtatatgtgtggataatcagcacttttctttttttttctgtatggcAATACTGGGCATTATGAAAGTATATAtacagaaaatgtaaatgtttgatTGATTTACATCATGGTCAGTGTTTCACTCTTACTGTTAGAGAGCTACCTGCAAGTGTAGCCCAACTGTAGCAGATTATTCCAAATGCAGCTGTGTTTGGTGTTTAATATGGCAAAGATGTGTTAGGCCACAAAggtgccagaaaaaaaaaactttgaatcAGCAGCACCATCCTATCAGAACCCTGTGATGCAGCTCTACTGTCCTCTAgaccagtggttcccaaacttttcaggcttacggcacccctaaacatatctctcaccatccacggcacccctattttttttttactttttactcaacctcctttgtgccatatttgtacttcatgccattttctttaaccttgtgatat belongs to Sardina pilchardus chromosome 16, fSarPil1.1, whole genome shotgun sequence and includes:
- the LOC134059976 gene encoding macrophage mannose receptor 1-like: MSLLLITTLLVSGLGSLSSSAPRQFHVVMEQKNWTEAQQYCREKFTDLATIHNMTENETVKNLIHAAGAGDAWIGLKRVEWQWSLADRDFYREDEAQFTNWDEGQPNRGDEECVALKEKGKWHDFKCTKSFHFICYDDRDSTQPYVLVKEEKNWADAQRYCREKHTDLASVRNQAENDKIEEVRGGKLAWIGLFRDAWSEWSDGSSSSFRRWNTGEPNNPGVVCTTMISNGWWKNASCVHPGHFICYEDKLVLVRENKTWTEALQYCREHHVDLVSVTSEQVQHWVSERAKGASTPHVWVGLRHACGLGWFWVCGETICYSNWTPGHEQAESCEHRVGAVESGGGQWVSNLTETVKLNFICTTEEQ